In a genomic window of Balnearium lithotrophicum:
- a CDS encoding L,D-transpeptidase family protein, which translates to MSTFFLNFNSEILYVVKMENGFPVIVKKFHCITGKRPGDKLGEGDLRTPEGIYFPMYWRENLPPIYGLGAFPLNYPNLLDRKILKRDGHGIWIHGTNNPHRPPHSSNGCIVLKNPDLRVLKNLISTKRTPVVIVSELSFSSKEEFINEKKDLINFILKWKKAWENSPKDIATYLSLYDERFVWKRGDINSWISYKKRITKRKKWIKIDISDLTITKDELGNLYVARMILRYKSNNYHSTTNKVLYIYKKGKQWKILGEENL; encoded by the coding sequence GTGTCCACCTTCTTTCTGAACTTCAACAGCGAAATCTTATACGTAGTTAAGATGGAAAATGGCTTTCCAGTTATTGTAAAAAAGTTCCACTGTATTACCGGGAAGAGACCTGGAGATAAATTGGGAGAAGGGGATTTAAGAACACCTGAAGGAATATACTTCCCAATGTACTGGAGAGAAAATCTCCCTCCAATATATGGTTTAGGTGCATTTCCATTAAACTATCCAAATCTATTAGACAGGAAAATACTAAAAAGAGATGGACATGGAATTTGGATTCATGGAACAAACAATCCCCATAGACCTCCTCACAGCTCCAACGGTTGTATAGTATTAAAAAATCCAGACCTTAGAGTACTTAAAAATCTCATATCAACGAAGAGAACACCTGTTGTAATAGTTTCTGAATTGAGCTTCTCTTCGAAAGAGGAGTTCATAAATGAGAAGAAGGACTTGATAAACTTTATTCTGAAGTGGAAAAAAGCTTGGGAGAATTCTCCAAAGGATATAGCTACCTACCTATCCCTCTACGATGAAAGGTTTGTCTGGAAGAGAGGAGATATCAACTCCTGGATAAGTTATAAGAAAAGAATAACGAAGAGGAAAAAATGGATAAAGATAGATATATCTGACTTGACGATAACAAAGGATGAATTAGGAAATCTCTACGTTGCGAGAATGATATTGAGGTACAAATCTAACAACTATCATTCCACTACAAATAAAGTGTTATATATTTATAAGAAGGGGAAACAATGGAAGATTCTTGGAGAAGAGAATTTATAA